In the genome of Metabacillus litoralis, the window GTTGCAACTAAAAGAGTAATAGAGGTGTTGACGAAAACTCCAAAACTACCGTCCACATATTCTTTTAATAAAAGGTTTATATATTGAGAAATTGGCGAACTAATTACTAAACTTACGATTACCACTACGATCATTTTAAGTCTTATACTTACTTTAACATCCATTTTATCGGTGATTTTACTTTTTGTATTTTTCTTGAAGTCCATCTTTCTTATCTCCATTCTTAGGTGGTTAAAAAGTTAAAACAACAAATCTATTTTCATTTTATTTATGGGAACACATGTCAATACCTCCTCTTAGTACTTTTAACCCCTGTCCTATACCCTATTCACGCTAATTAAAAACCTCTAAATCATTTATTTTTTAAAAAAGTTATTTTTTTGTGGAATTATGAGGATTATTTATGGCAAATTTACGATCCATTGAAACGTTCTGATAGAAGGGCTTTCTTTATTGATTTTTAAATATAATAATAGATCACATTACCCTTTAAAGATGTATTGGTTCACACTTACATTTGAGTTTGACAACCTTACTTTTAATAATGACCAATATATTTGTCACTCAAGGTGAAAAAAAATTCGTTTTTTGATTTAAGAGTCATAATTATGAAATTAACTCAAGTAATAAAAATAAAAAATAAGAGGAACCCATGAATTCCTCTTATTTTTTATTGAAACTTTTCTGAAAATTAGATACCTTTCTTAAAGAGGTGGTTTTTTGCAACAATACACGGGGTTTTTCATTTTATTAGGCCTTATTTTGATCATTGTCATTTCCAGCAGGTCATTAAGATGGTGGATAAAAACGACAATGATCACCTATTATTTCGTACTGTCCTATATCTTTATTTCAACCAAAAATAAAATTGATAAACAATTCGAAAACATCCTCCCTGTTCCTGATGAATACTGGGATAAAAATTCAGAATGGGTTAGTACGATTGCGGGTTTTCTATTCTGGCCATTAGCGTTTATTTTGATCTTCCTTTACTTTAAATGGTTTACTAAGGCTAATACTCGGATTGCTAAGGTCTTAGTATTCACAAGCATGATTCCTGCAGCAGCTATCTTTATCTTTTTTGCATTTTTATTTGATTTTTCTTATGGGTACAGACCTTAACTTTCTCATGATATGATGTATTATTCCAATTTGGAAAGGTGATTACATGACAACTACATATAAAAACATTATCTCTACAAAAGAGGAATTTGAAGAGTTTCGCTCCTTTATTGGCACTCCTAGCCAAAGAGCTGCAAATAAAGTGATTTCCTTTATTGACGAACATTGTGTTGATTTTATCTCAAAATCTCCATTTCTATCTCTCGCTACTTCTAATGCAGAAGGAGAATGTGATGTAACTCCAAGAGGAGATGCTCCAGGGTTTGTGATGGTATTAGATGAACAACATTTATTTATTCCAGAAAGACCAGGAAATAAACGAATGGATTCCGTTCATAACATAATTTCCAATCCTAATATTGGACTCCTTTTTTTGATTCCTGGTTTAGGAGAAACATTAAGAATAAACGGGAAAGCTTATATTTGTCGTGATCCTGAACTTCTTGAAAAAAGTGCGGTAAATGGAAAAAGTCCTTTATTTGGTTTATTAGTAGAAGTGAAAGAATGCTATGTACACTGTGCGAAAGCTTTTATACGATCACAGTTATGGGATGCTGAATCATGGTTAGCAAAAGAAGCCCTTCCCTCAGCTCCACAAATGCTGGTTGCTCACGCCAAATTACCAAATGCTACATCAGATCAAGTGGCAAAGGATTTAAAGGAAAGCTATACACAACGATTGTATTAAACCAATTAAACTAGTTAACTAAGCTTAACACCCCATTAAACATGGGGTGTTTTATTTTCGTTTATTCTACTGCCACTTCCCTACTAATTTCTTAGTTTCTCAGCAAGTTCTTCTAACAGGTTTGGCTGCACGATCCGATAGTGGCGTCCGTCCTTTTGCAGGTAGCCCTTCTCGCAAAATTGTGAAAGAACATGTAAGAGATGTCGATAGGATACGCCTAAAAAGTCACAAACGGTAACGTGCTTTTCTTTATAAATTTCTTCATCTGCTGTTTGTAAAATAAAATCTGCCAGTCTATTTTCGAGCGGGAAGGCAAAGCTTTGCGAGGATTTTGCAGCCATCTTTGTTGCTTTTGAACTAAGAAATTTGCTTAATTCACGAAGAAATGTCGCATCTTCCATCATCAGTGATCGGCAGTGCTGAAAAGGAATGGCAAAGCAGATCGTCTTTGATGAGGTTTGAATTCCTTTTGTATAGTAGACTTCATGTAATAATTCCATTTCCCCGATATAATCATTCTCATGAATAAAATTGAGTAATGAAACTTTTCCGTTTTGATGTGTAACATATATTTTTGCTTTTCCTTCAATCACATAAAATAAAAAATCTGGTCGATTTCCTTCCTGGATGATCCACTCCCCGCGTTTATATTCATGAACTTCTATAAACTCTTCTATAGGAAAAGAAAATAAGTGAGTAATCGGGTATGAATCTAAATAGTGTTGTTTTTCCTCTTTATTATAAATTTTCATCCTACACCTCAAAATGTGAGATTTCTCATATTATTGTACCTATCTCCATGATAACATGTAAACAATGGAGGGAAACAAAATGAATACATACCGCTGGATGAGTAAACGTTTTTTTATTTTTTATATGACTTGGGGCATTTTTCTTCCATACTGGACCGGATGGATGATTATCGAAAAAGGAATTACAGTCTCTCAAGCTAGTTTCATAATGAGCCTCGGCCTTGTAGCAAGAGGACTTTCTACTTTATTTGCCTTTCCTTATTTATCCGAAAAATTTAGCGCAAAGACCATATTGAATGGAATGGCGATTGGAACATTTATAGCCATTCTATGCTATATCCCAGCGAATTCCTTTACTAGCTTACTTGCTGTTACGTTTTTACTGCATATATTTTATCCAACCTTAATGCCTGCTTTAGATAGTGCGGCTGGACACCTTGTGCAAAGCAAGCAATTAAAGCATTATGGAAAAAGTCGTTCATGGGGGTCAATTGGATTCGTAGTGGCGGGTCTAATTTTAACCGTTTTAACTGGGTCATTTGGTGATTCAGTTATTTTATGGATCTTATTGCTTGGAATCATGGTGTTCATTGTGCTTGTCTTTCTGCGCGCACCAGTCATACTATCTGAAAAACCAAAAAATGACCCTACTAAAAAAGGTGGGATACGAGAATTATTTCGAATCAAGTATTTTGGGTTAGTACTAACAATCGTGATCCTACTGCAAGCAGCACACGCCTCTTATTACAACTATGGGTACATTTATTTGCAAGAAATTGGTGCACCAAAATATTTAATTGGTGTGATAATCAATATTGGGGTTATTGCAGAAATCATTTTCTTCTTAATTGCAGATAAGAAATTTCAAAGGTTTTCAGTAGGCTCATTACTAGCATTAGCAGCATTCGGTTCAACGATTCGTTGGATTCTAGTATTTGCCTTTCCTAATGTGATTGTTTTTAGTATTTCGCAAACCTTACATGCGTTTTCATTTGCAATGGGTCACTATGCTTTTATGAAATACTTAATAAATAACATCCCACAAACAAAGATTCCAAGGGCACAAGGCATATATTCTGCGCTTGCTCTGAGCTGGAGCACTGCTGTCTTTACGATTTTTGGAGGATTTTTATACGAAATCGAGCCAAAATACGCATTTATCGGGATGATTATCTGTACAATCCCTTCCATGCTATTTGCCCTTCTGTTTCGCTATTTAGCAAATAAAAAGGAAGTGGCGATCGTTCGTAATGATGCGATGGTTGATCATTAACATTTATTGCATACAAAAAAACCAAATGAGACTGCTCATTTGGTTTTTTTCATACTTCCTTCTATATGGGCAGCCCGAGAGATCACCTCTATATTGGTTTAACACGATATTGAGCACTTATTCTAAATATTTCACAAATAAAATTCGATCTTGATTTGGCCCATCATAGTCAGAGTTTACTGAAACACCTTCTATTTCTTTATCTCCCCTCTCAATTTCAAAGCCCATTTTGGTATGATACGCAATTGACCCTTTATTAACTGGGGACGTAACACAACGAACAATGTTTCTCCCATTTTGCTTTACCACTTCAAAAAAGGACTTGTATAATTGATTTCCGATCTTATGTTTTCTGTATTCTGGATGAACTCCAACAAAATGAATATATGCCTCATTTAGATGAGTTTGAGAAAGGAATCCGATAAGAAAACCAACAATATGATGATCCTGTTCTGCAATAAAACTAGTTTGTGTAAAATGGTCAAAGAATAGCTTTGGTAACATATCAGACATATTTCTGCCACCCCACCAATCATTAATTAATGGAGAAATAACATCATAATCTGAGCCTTTTACTGGGCGAATGTTCATTTTAATCACCTACATTATGTAATATCTTAATATCTTCAAATCACTTTCTTTCTACTATTTTAGCAAAATCATCAAGTGTAGTTGAATATTTAACATAAATACGTGGTAAAAGATAAAGTTCATTTTTAATGCCTTTTTTAGAAAAGTATTCAGGAGTTGTTGTGAGGCCAAAAGAGTAATATTTCTTTGTTTCTTCTATAACTTTGTTATTGGTATTTCCGTAGGGATACGCAAGTGCTATAACTGGTTCTCCGGTTATGTTAAAAATTTTATCTTTCGAATCTTTCAGTTCATGTTCAAACATCGATATTTTCGTTAAATCAGGATGTGTTGCTGTATGAGATTGGATGGAGATGATCCCCGAGTCAGACAGCATGTTTAAATCTGCTGGTGATAATCGGTTCGTACGTCCGATAAAGTCACTTATCACAAAAATAGTAGCCGCGGGTTTAAAGCGTTCATTAGCCAGCATTTTTAATATGGCAAATGCATTCAAATTATTTTTGTATCCATCATCAAAGGTGATGAAAATCGGTTTCTCTACGTTATCAAGATCTTGCCATTGTTCAAAGGTTAGTAAGGTGAATCCATTGTCTCGTAAATACCTCATTTGTTTTTCAAAATTTTCAGGAGTTACATACAACTCCTTGTCACCAAGTCCTTTAAACTCGTCAATGGAATGATAAATTAAAATCGGAACTTGTTGTTGAGCTGAAATATGTAATGGAAGTACTAATGTGACAACGTACAAAACTATGGTCGTTGTGATTGTTTTCATCCTATTCCTCGCTTTACAGTCTTTTACCTTTTATTGTTCCTAAAAAAATGAAAAAACACCTCTTCATTCCATGAGGAGGTGCATCATGCTTATGTGAGTGAAAAATACTGATACCGCATTTTCCTTTGTTGGTTTTCCTTGCTAGCTTTAAAGACAACAGCTACGATGACTAATAAAATGAATAGCACAGCAATCAGAATCATGTCTGAAACTCGATTATTTTTTTTATTTGTATAAAGAACTGGTTTCGGGAGTTCCGAAGTAGTTGGTTTGTGAACGACTAATCTACGATAAGAAATAACTCCAATGATCATGAGCAAAACAAATAAAACGATAACAAGAACCCATTGAATACCTTTTGGAACTTGAGGATGGTGATTCATCATGTTTTCTTCCCCCTTCTTATGTAAAGGGTCCTTCTCTGCAGCACGGTATGACTAATATGTTAGATTGTTTACTGTAATATATGATGGAAATGGTTATTATGTATAGACGATGCTTTAAATAAAGCAGAAAGACTCCTATATAGGAGCCTTCTGCATAAAATCCGTTCATTTTTCTAGTCTTAGAACCAAGGAGTTCCGTATCCGTAACCACCGTAACCATATCCTCCGTCAACATAACCACCTGTTGTGTAGCTAGCTCCAACAATGATTAGAAGGATAAACAAAACAACAATCAGTGCAAAGCCTGCACCATAACCGCCTACTGCTTCACTCATTTACCTTCACCTCCCAAACTTCTCAATTCTCATAGTATGTTGCACGAATAAATTCGTTTGGGCATTTTGATTATTTTTTTAAATGGATTGAATAACTGGGCTTATTCCTATTGTGAATTCCCTGAAATTTGTAATTGTGATGCCTATCTTTGTCTTTTTGAAATACTTTAGAAACGGAAAAGTGTAAGCGGTTTCTGGTGTGTAGTTTAGCATTTCAATGGTCATGCAAGCATAAATAACTTTTTAATATCATTTTCCGTGAAATCATCTTAAATTAATATTGGTTTAATCTCATTTTGAGATATATAATGATACCAAGAAGTTCAAGAAAGGGTTACAAAGCATAACCATCTCGCTACTTCTTTACATAAGGAGGATGTCAAATGAGCCAACAAGTTAGAGATTTCAAAGTGAATGATTTACTAAAAAAACACAAATTTAACGAAAAAGAAATTGCTGAAATGGATGATTCACAAATTGAATATTTTCACTGGCTCTACTTCGAAGATTCTGTTTACGACTATATGTAAGTATTACTATATAAAATAGTTAAGCTATTGTGCTTGTGGCACAATAGCTTTTTTAGTAGTTAAATTTATAAGTTTTGGTCCTTAATGGGTTGTTAGTCATCATCGGGGTTATGAAGACTGTTAGTGTGAGATTTTATTGGGTTGTTGGTCATCATCGGGGTTATGAAGACTGTTAGAGTGAGATTTTATTGGGTTGTTGGTCATCATCGGGGTTATGAAGACTGTTAGAGTGAGATTTTATTGGGTTGTTGGTCATCATCGGGGTTATGAACGACAATCCGAGCTCGATTCTCCCCCAAAATGTCGTTCATCTACCTTATGAACGACAATCTACGCTCGATTCTACTCCCAAATGTCGTTCATCCACCTTATGAACGACAATCCAAGCTTGATTCTAGCCCCAAATGTCGTTCATCCACCTTATGAACGACAATCCAAGCTTGATTCTCCCCCAAAATGTCGTTCATCCACCTTATGAACGACAATCCAAGCTCGATTCTAGCCCAAAATGTCGTTCATCTACCTTATGAACGACAATCCACGCTCGATTCTACTCCCAA includes:
- a CDS encoding pyridoxamine 5'-phosphate oxidase family protein, with amino-acid sequence MTTTYKNIISTKEEFEEFRSFIGTPSQRAANKVISFIDEHCVDFISKSPFLSLATSNAEGECDVTPRGDAPGFVMVLDEQHLFIPERPGNKRMDSVHNIISNPNIGLLFLIPGLGETLRINGKAYICRDPELLEKSAVNGKSPLFGLLVEVKECYVHCAKAFIRSQLWDAESWLAKEALPSAPQMLVAHAKLPNATSDQVAKDLKESYTQRLY
- the yeiL gene encoding transcriptional regulator YeiL, producing the protein MKIYNKEEKQHYLDSYPITHLFSFPIEEFIEVHEYKRGEWIIQEGNRPDFLFYVIEGKAKIYVTHQNGKVSLLNFIHENDYIGEMELLHEVYYTKGIQTSSKTICFAIPFQHCRSLMMEDATFLRELSKFLSSKATKMAAKSSQSFAFPLENRLADFILQTADEEIYKEKHVTVCDFLGVSYRHLLHVLSQFCEKGYLQKDGRHYRIVQPNLLEELAEKLRN
- a CDS encoding MFS transporter codes for the protein MNTYRWMSKRFFIFYMTWGIFLPYWTGWMIIEKGITVSQASFIMSLGLVARGLSTLFAFPYLSEKFSAKTILNGMAIGTFIAILCYIPANSFTSLLAVTFLLHIFYPTLMPALDSAAGHLVQSKQLKHYGKSRSWGSIGFVVAGLILTVLTGSFGDSVILWILLLGIMVFIVLVFLRAPVILSEKPKNDPTKKGGIRELFRIKYFGLVLTIVILLQAAHASYYNYGYIYLQEIGAPKYLIGVIINIGVIAEIIFFLIADKKFQRFSVGSLLALAAFGSTIRWILVFAFPNVIVFSISQTLHAFSFAMGHYAFMKYLINNIPQTKIPRAQGIYSALALSWSTAVFTIFGGFLYEIEPKYAFIGMIICTIPSMLFALLFRYLANKKEVAIVRNDAMVDH
- a CDS encoding GNAT family N-acetyltransferase, translated to MNIRPVKGSDYDVISPLINDWWGGRNMSDMLPKLFFDHFTQTSFIAEQDHHIVGFLIGFLSQTHLNEAYIHFVGVHPEYRKHKIGNQLYKSFFEVVKQNGRNIVRCVTSPVNKGSIAYHTKMGFEIERGDKEIEGVSVNSDYDGPNQDRILFVKYLE
- a CDS encoding polysaccharide deacetylase family protein, which encodes MKTITTTIVLYVVTLVLPLHISAQQQVPILIYHSIDEFKGLGDKELYVTPENFEKQMRYLRDNGFTLLTFEQWQDLDNVEKPIFITFDDGYKNNLNAFAILKMLANERFKPAATIFVISDFIGRTNRLSPADLNMLSDSGIISIQSHTATHPDLTKISMFEHELKDSKDKIFNITGEPVIALAYPYGNTNNKVIEETKKYYSFGLTTTPEYFSKKGIKNELYLLPRIYVKYSTTLDDFAKIVERK